One Camelina sativa cultivar DH55 chromosome 3, Cs, whole genome shotgun sequence genomic window carries:
- the LOC104776661 gene encoding extensin-2 has product MAKSNWPSSFMLVLSLYMFSMVAHISAQYSPPTPPSYVYPLPPYAYNSPPPYVYNPPSPPPYVYKAPPQSPPYIYSSPPPPPYVYKSPPPPPYVYSSPPPPPYVYKSPPPLPYVYSSPPPPPYVYKSPPPPPYVPPYVYKSPPPPPYVYSTPPPPPYVYKSPPPPPYVYSSPPPPPYVYKSPPPPPYVYNSPPPPPYVYKSPPYVYSSPPPPPYVYKSPPYVYSYPPPPPYVYKSPPYVYSSPPPPPYVYKSPPYVYSYPPPPPYVYKSPPYVYSSPPPPPYVYKSPPPYVYSSPPPYVYSSPPYVYKPPPYVYSSPPPPSYSYSSPPPPIY; this is encoded by the coding sequence ATGGCCAAATCTAATTGGCCATCTTCATTTATGTTGGTCTTATCCTTGTACATGTTTTCCATGGTTGCACATATAAGTGCTCAATACTCTCCACCAACACCACCATCGTATGTTTATCCGCTTCCACCATATGCTTACAACAGTCCACCACCATACGTTTATAATCCCCCATCACCTCCTCCGTATGTTTACAAAGCTCCACCGCAATCTCCTCCATATATCTACAGCTCTCCGCCACCacctccatatgtttacaaatctcccccaccaccTCCTTACGTCTatagctccccaccaccacctccatatgtttacaagtctcCCCCACCACTACCCTATGTCTATAGCTCCCCACCGcctcctccatatgtttacaagtcaccaccacctcctccatacGTACCTCCATACGTCTACAaatctcctccacctcctccttaTGTCTATAGCAcgccaccacctcctccatatgTGTACAAGTCGCCTCCACCACCTCCATACGTCTACAGTTCTCCGCCACCCCCTCCTTATGTTTAcaaatctcctccaccacctcccTACGTCTATAACTcgccaccacctcctccatatgTATACAAGTCTCCTCCTTATGTCTACAGTTCGCCACCGcctcctccatatgtttacaagtctcCTCCTTATGTATACAGTTATCCACCGcctcctccatatgtttacaagtctcCTCCTTATGTCTACAGTTCGCCACCGcctcctccatatgtttacaagtctcCTCCTTATGTATACAGTTATCCACCGcctcctccatatgtttacaagtctcCTCCTTATGTCTACAGTTcgccaccacctcctccatatgtttacaagtctcCACCTCCATATGTCTATAGCTCTCCACCACCTTATGTCTATAGCTCTCCTCCATATGTATACAAGCCTCCTCCTTATGTCTATAGCTCTCCGCCACCTCCAAGTTATAGCTATAGCTCTCCCCCTCCACCGATAtactaa
- the LOC104776663 gene encoding uncharacterized protein LOC104776663, whose protein sequence is MRSSIFANMEKCKLGIQKKPIIFNNVHVRNLVESHSIIIISIFWWFRQKTRDMSLVKLIYNKTMEEVEVLFFMSRYRDRVMNTKEKEMSPRRLLLRSSLRPMEKRWNWSNTQNGPHIAAVEKRFIKG, encoded by the exons ATGAGATCCAGCATTTTCGCAAACATGGAAAAGTGCAAACTCGGCATACAGAAGAAGCCAATCATATTTAACAATGTCCATGTCCGAAACCTCGTAGAATCTCATAGCATCATTATCATCAGCATCTTCTGGTGGTTCCGACAAAAAACCAGGGATATGTCCTTGGTAAAACTTATCTACAACAAAACTATGGAAGAAGTTGAAGTCTTATTCTTCATGAGTCGTTATCGAGATCGGGTGATGAATACGAAGGAGAAAGAGATGTCgcctcgtcgtcttcttcttcgatcaagTCTTCGACCTATGGAGAAAAG GTGGAATTGGAGCAATACCCAAAATGGTCCTCATATTGCTGCTG TGGAGAAAAGATTCATAAAAGGCTAG
- the LOC104778874 gene encoding UPF0725 protein At3g44770-like, giving the protein MADQLRRLLESGKLTDEQCLSFLRGLVFDKENPNRFDNRKSLVQLLDLRNSTEEVWGPMLRHFHEEEDVDYLRQRDDSQGFDFDPDVRIPRIYGISPFYFGVEEQPPTEMALYGRLGVHWFNFENNRNLEFIRIPKLNTDHPFATTYYITVDVKDVDAAADHSLTLQTMVRRPFIDEFILYMEHCRIKLTPVERDATGFNFYHSFVPDKFYQGPMPAFLSEPPEDADDNDAMRFYEVPDMDIDKYDWLLLYAEFALFHVCEKAGSHSFLPEEIEMKNVLVETLETHTEPSLKLKSMNAIFHISFRVNSFDYITVVRRTIDRVPGHMFLEVDCPKEP; this is encoded by the exons ATGGCGGATCAGCTGCGGCGGCTATTGGAAAGCGGAAAGCTGACGGACGAACAATGCCTTTCTTTTTTGAGGGGATTAGTTTTCGATAAAGAAAATCCAAATAGATTCGACAACCGGAAATCTCTGGTGCAGTTGTTGGACTTGCGGAATTCAACTGAAGAAGTATGGGGCCCTATGTTGCGCCActttcatgaagaagaagatgtggatTACCTTCGCCAAAGAGATGATAGTCAG ggtttcgatttcgATCCTGACGTTCGTATTCCACGTATTTACGGAATCTCACCATTTTATTTTGGCGTAGAAGAACAACCACCTACTGAAATGGCTCTCTACGGCCGGTTGGGAGTTCATTGGTTCAACTTTGAGAATAATAGGAACTTGGAGTTCATACGCATACCTAAATTGAATACCGATCATCCCTTTGCTACGACTTACTATATTACTGTCGACGTTAAAGATGTTGATGCTGCTGCTGATCATTCTCTCACTTTGCAAACTATGGTCAGAAGACCTTTCATTGACGAGTTTATTCTCTACATGGAACACTGCCGAATCAAACTCACACCAGTGGAAAGAGATGCTACTGGCTTTAACTTCTACCATAGTTTTGTGCCAGATAAGTTTTACCAAGGACCTATGCCTGCCTTTTTGTCGGAGCCACCAGAAGATGCTGATGATAATGATGCTATGAGATTCTACGAGGTTCCGGACATGGACATTGATAAATATGATTGGCTTCTTCTATATGCCGAGTTTGCACTTTTCCATGTTTGCGAAAAGGCTGGATCTCATTCTTTCCTGCCTGAGGAGATTGAGATGAAGAATGTACTTGTGGAAACCCTAGAAACTCATACCGAGCCGTCTCTGAAGCTCAAGTCTATGAATGCTATCTTCCACATCAGCTTCAGGGTCAACAGTTTCGACTACATAACTGTAGTAAGGAGAACTATTGATCGGGTTCCAGGACATATGTTTCTCGAAGTCGATTGCCCCAAAGAACCTTGA
- the LOC104776664 gene encoding chaperonin 60 subunit beta 4, chloroplastic isoform X1, which yields MTSFSHLIILLLAEADSSVSSPLLGSTAMASSQAALSALPLADRTFRKKPSSSSSNFVLGARAAAKQVHFNRDGSVTKKLQAGADMVAKLLGVTLGPKGRNVVLPNKYGPPKIVNDGETVLKEIELEDPLENVGVKLVRQAGAKTNDLAGDGSTTSIILAHGLITEGIKVVSAGINPIQVARGIEKTAKALVLELKSMSREIEDHELADVAAVSAGNDYEVGNMISNAFQQVGRAAVVTIEKGRYLVNNLEIVEGMQFNRGYLSQYFVTDRRKREAEFHDCKLLLVDKKITNPKDMFKILDAAVKEEFPVLIVAEDIEQDALAPVIRNKLKGNLKVAAIKAPAFGERKSHCLDDLAIFTGATVIRDEMGLSLEKAGKEVLGTAKRVLVTKDSTLIVTNGDTQKAVDERVSQIKNLIQNTNESFQKKILNERVARLSGGIAIIQVGAQTQVELKDKQLKVEDALNATKSAIEEGIVVGGGCALLRLASKVDRIKDTLDNTEQKIGAEIFKKALSYPIRLIAKNAGTNGNIVIEKILSNKNTMYGYNAAKNQYEDLMLAGIIDPTKVVRCCLEHAASVAQTFLTSDCVVVEIKEIKPRPIINPPLPTSPPATSSMFPDRKLPRFPQIMPRTRSHFPRK from the exons ATGACATCTTTTTCCCACCTTATAATCTTGTTACTCGCAGAAGCTGATAGTTCTGTTTCTAGTCCTTTGCTCGGTTCAACTGCAATGGCTTCCTCACAAGCTGCACTCTCTGCGTTGCCTCTTGCTGATCGAACTTTCCGCaaaaaaccttcttcttcttcttcgaatttTGTCCTTGGAGCAAGAGCTGCTGCGAAACAAGTTCACTTTAACCGTGATGGCTCTGTCACCAAGAAGCTTCAG GCAGGTGCAGATATGGTGGCTAAGCTATTGGGCGTGACATTGGGTCCTAAGGGACGAAACGTGGTGTTGCCGAACAAGTACGGACCTCCCAAGATCGTCAATGACGGTGAAACTGTTCTTAAAGAG ATTGAATTAGAGGACCCTCTAGAGAATGTTGGAGTGAAACTTGTGAGACAAGCGGGTGCTAAGACTAATGACCTTGCGGGTGATGGTTCCACTACATCTATAATTCTTGCTCATGGCCTTATTACTGAAGGTATTAAG GTGGTTTCGGCTGGAATAAATCCTATTCAAGTTGCCCGCGGTATTGAGAAAACCGCAAAAGCTCTTGTTTTAGAGCTCAAGTCAATGTCCAGAGAG ATTGAAGATCATGAGCTTGCTGATGTTGCAGCAGTTAGTGCGGGGAATGACTACGAAGTGGGAAACATGATTTCCAATGCTTTTCAACAAGTAGGGAGGGCTGCTGTAGTAACAATAGAGAAAGGAAGATACCTTGTGAACAATCTTGAGATTGTGGAAGGAATGCAGTTTAATCGTGGTTATTTATCGCAATACTTTGTTACTGATCGAAGGAAGAGGGAAGCTGAATTCCATGATTGCAAG CTGCTTTTGGTtgataagaaaataacaaatcCAAAAGATATGTTCAAGATATTGGATGCTGCTGTTAAAGAGGAGTTTCCAGTTCTTATAGTTGCCGAAGATATCGAACAAGACGCTCTTGCTCCTGTTATTAGGAACAAACTAAAAGGTAACTTGAAGGTTGCAGCCATTAAAGCTCCTGCCTTTGGAGAGCGCAAGAGTCACTGCTTGGATGATCTTGCAATCTTTACTGGAG CTACCGTGATCAGAGATGAGATGGGACTGAGCTTAGAAAAGGCTGGAAAGGAGGTCTTAGGAACAGCAAAAAGGGTTCTTGTTACTAAGGATTCAACACTGATTGTTACAAATGGAGACACCCAGAAAGCAGTAGACGAAAGGGTTTCTCAGATTAAAAATCTTATCCAG AACACCAATGAGAGTTTTCAGAAGAAGATCCTCAATGAAAGAGTAGCCAGATTATCTGGTGGAATTGCAATAATCCAG GTAGGTGCACAGACACAAGTTGAGTTGAAGGATAAACAGCTAAAGGTTGAAGATGCCCTGAATGCAACTAAG TCAGCAATTGAAGAAGGGATTGTAGTTGGTGGTGGTTGCGCCCTCTTGCGACTGGCTTCAAAAGTGGACAGAATCAAAGACACCCTTGACAACACAGAACAGAAG ATTGGAGCTGAAATATTCAAGAAAGCGTTGAGCTACCCCATAAGACTCATAGCCAAAAATGCAGGCACCAATGGAAATATCGTCATAGAAAAG ATCTTATCGAACAAAAACACTATGTACGGTTACAATGCTGCAAAGAATCAATATGAAGATCTGATGTTGGCTGGTATAATCGATCCAACTAAG GTTGTGAGATGTTGCTTGGAACACGCTGCATCAGTGGCTCAAACCTTTCTGACATCGGATTGTGTTGTAGTTGAgatcaaagaaatcaaacccAGACCAATTATTAATCCACCATTGCCTACTTCTCCTCCAGCTACCTCCTCCATGTTTCCTGACAGAAAACTGCCAAGATTTCCTCAAATTATGCCAAGAACTCGAAGCCACTTTCCAAGAAAGTAG
- the LOC104776664 gene encoding chaperonin 60 subunit beta 4, chloroplastic isoform X2, with amino-acid sequence MVAKLLGVTLGPKGRNVVLPNKYGPPKIVNDGETVLKEIELEDPLENVGVKLVRQAGAKTNDLAGDGSTTSIILAHGLITEGIKVVSAGINPIQVARGIEKTAKALVLELKSMSREIEDHELADVAAVSAGNDYEVGNMISNAFQQVGRAAVVTIEKGRYLVNNLEIVEGMQFNRGYLSQYFVTDRRKREAEFHDCKLLLVDKKITNPKDMFKILDAAVKEEFPVLIVAEDIEQDALAPVIRNKLKGNLKVAAIKAPAFGERKSHCLDDLAIFTGATVIRDEMGLSLEKAGKEVLGTAKRVLVTKDSTLIVTNGDTQKAVDERVSQIKNLIQNTNESFQKKILNERVARLSGGIAIIQVGAQTQVELKDKQLKVEDALNATKSAIEEGIVVGGGCALLRLASKVDRIKDTLDNTEQKIGAEIFKKALSYPIRLIAKNAGTNGNIVIEKILSNKNTMYGYNAAKNQYEDLMLAGIIDPTKVVRCCLEHAASVAQTFLTSDCVVVEIKEIKPRPIINPPLPTSPPATSSMFPDRKLPRFPQIMPRTRSHFPRK; translated from the exons ATGGTGGCTAAGCTATTGGGCGTGACATTGGGTCCTAAGGGACGAAACGTGGTGTTGCCGAACAAGTACGGACCTCCCAAGATCGTCAATGACGGTGAAACTGTTCTTAAAGAG ATTGAATTAGAGGACCCTCTAGAGAATGTTGGAGTGAAACTTGTGAGACAAGCGGGTGCTAAGACTAATGACCTTGCGGGTGATGGTTCCACTACATCTATAATTCTTGCTCATGGCCTTATTACTGAAGGTATTAAG GTGGTTTCGGCTGGAATAAATCCTATTCAAGTTGCCCGCGGTATTGAGAAAACCGCAAAAGCTCTTGTTTTAGAGCTCAAGTCAATGTCCAGAGAG ATTGAAGATCATGAGCTTGCTGATGTTGCAGCAGTTAGTGCGGGGAATGACTACGAAGTGGGAAACATGATTTCCAATGCTTTTCAACAAGTAGGGAGGGCTGCTGTAGTAACAATAGAGAAAGGAAGATACCTTGTGAACAATCTTGAGATTGTGGAAGGAATGCAGTTTAATCGTGGTTATTTATCGCAATACTTTGTTACTGATCGAAGGAAGAGGGAAGCTGAATTCCATGATTGCAAG CTGCTTTTGGTtgataagaaaataacaaatcCAAAAGATATGTTCAAGATATTGGATGCTGCTGTTAAAGAGGAGTTTCCAGTTCTTATAGTTGCCGAAGATATCGAACAAGACGCTCTTGCTCCTGTTATTAGGAACAAACTAAAAGGTAACTTGAAGGTTGCAGCCATTAAAGCTCCTGCCTTTGGAGAGCGCAAGAGTCACTGCTTGGATGATCTTGCAATCTTTACTGGAG CTACCGTGATCAGAGATGAGATGGGACTGAGCTTAGAAAAGGCTGGAAAGGAGGTCTTAGGAACAGCAAAAAGGGTTCTTGTTACTAAGGATTCAACACTGATTGTTACAAATGGAGACACCCAGAAAGCAGTAGACGAAAGGGTTTCTCAGATTAAAAATCTTATCCAG AACACCAATGAGAGTTTTCAGAAGAAGATCCTCAATGAAAGAGTAGCCAGATTATCTGGTGGAATTGCAATAATCCAG GTAGGTGCACAGACACAAGTTGAGTTGAAGGATAAACAGCTAAAGGTTGAAGATGCCCTGAATGCAACTAAG TCAGCAATTGAAGAAGGGATTGTAGTTGGTGGTGGTTGCGCCCTCTTGCGACTGGCTTCAAAAGTGGACAGAATCAAAGACACCCTTGACAACACAGAACAGAAG ATTGGAGCTGAAATATTCAAGAAAGCGTTGAGCTACCCCATAAGACTCATAGCCAAAAATGCAGGCACCAATGGAAATATCGTCATAGAAAAG ATCTTATCGAACAAAAACACTATGTACGGTTACAATGCTGCAAAGAATCAATATGAAGATCTGATGTTGGCTGGTATAATCGATCCAACTAAG GTTGTGAGATGTTGCTTGGAACACGCTGCATCAGTGGCTCAAACCTTTCTGACATCGGATTGTGTTGTAGTTGAgatcaaagaaatcaaacccAGACCAATTATTAATCCACCATTGCCTACTTCTCCTCCAGCTACCTCCTCCATGTTTCCTGACAGAAAACTGCCAAGATTTCCTCAAATTATGCCAAGAACTCGAAGCCACTTTCCAAGAAAGTAG
- the LOC104776667 gene encoding uncharacterized N-acetyltransferase ycf52, giving the protein MLLGGSISTPPASLRLRSNLYPQNAVTQSSQAAFPSAMQRKPPSYSISDEDLKSRGFLLRRTAEGLNLDQLNSVFVAVGFPRRDTAKIQVALEHTDALLWVEYEKTRRPVAFARATGDGVFNAIIWDVVVDPSFQSCGLGKAVMERLIEDLQAKGICNIALYSEPRVLGFYRPLGFVSDPDGIKGMVFIRKQRNKK; this is encoded by the coding sequence ATGCTTCTCGGAGGTTCAATCTCCACTCCTCCAGCTTCTCTCCGGTTAAGGTCCAACTTATACCCACAAAACGCAGTGACACAATCATCACAAGCAGCGTTTCCATCTGCAATGCAACGAAAGCCACCAAGCTACTCAATCAGCGACGAAGATCTCAAGTCAAGAGGCTTTCTCCTCCGTCGTACCGCGGAAGGACTGAACCTAGATCAGCTGAATTCAGTCTTTGTAGCCGTAGGTTTCCCACGACGGGACACGGCAAAGATCCAGGTGGCGCTGGAGCACACAGACGCGTTACTATGGGTGGAATACGAGAAAACGCGACGGCCTGTGGCGTTTGCAAGAGCGACGGGTGACGGAGTATTCAATGCGATCATATGGGATGTGGTGGTTGATCCTTCGTTTCAAAGCTGTGGACTTGGGAAGGCGGTGATGGAGCGGTTGATTGAGGATTTGCAAGCAAAAGGGATCTGTAACATTGCTTTGTATTCGGAGCCCCGAGTTCTCGGGTTTTATCGCCCGCTTGGGTTCGTCTCTGACCCGGATGGGATCAAAGGAATGGTTTTTATACGCaaacagagaaacaagaaatga
- the LOC104776666 gene encoding uncharacterized protein LOC104776666 yields the protein MESPRNHGGSEEEEEYSSCESGWTMYIEDAFHGNDHSSVVVDDDDDTQVKEADHDGYENDDGDSSDDGGNEESDDSMASDASSGPSKQFPMNINKHAARKNGSKQVYLQKHQHTEKTFSNEGEKSDLKARPRTSAASRVQSRGKVSKTK from the coding sequence ATGGAGTCTCCGAGGAACCATGGTGGctctgaggaggaggaggaatacAGCAGTTGTGAGTCAGGGTGGACTATGTACATAGAAGACGCCTTCCATGGAAATGACCATTCATCTGTTGttgtcgatgatgatgatgatacacaGGTCAAAGAGGCTGATCATGATGGTTATGAGAACGATGATGGTGATAGTAGTGATGATGGAGGTAATGAAGAGAGTGATGATTCCATGGCTTCTGATGCATCTTCGGGGCCTAGCAAACAGTTTCCGATGAACATCAACAAACATGCAGCTAGGAAGAACGGTTCTAAACAAGTTTACCTTCAAAAACACCAACACACAGAGAAAACATTCAGCAACGAAGGAGAAAAATCAGACCTCAAAGCTAGACCAAGAACAAGCGCAGCTAGTCGTGTCCAGAGTAGAGGCAAGGTGagcaaaaccaaataa
- the LOC104776668 gene encoding ASC1-like protein produces the protein MDLKLLNRDWDQESYPASSDFLLLIFFAPFFLFLRLILDRFIFERVARRLVCPREECADSSERRNKIAKFKESAWKWLCSLSVEAFALHVTYKEPWFKDTRCFWLGPGDQIWPDQKIKLKMKGMYMFVGGLNVYAFFALFFWETRRSDFKVMLVHHIVTSSLIILSYVFRFSRIGSVILALHEISDVFLEIGKMCKYSGAEAMTSVSFVIFFLSWTVLRLIYYPFWILWSTRLRINKSENGLLGQEAFDGNWPTPYGLLLCLQHTSLLLTDSSHLLVDLDMSCAHQPNSCQRQYR, from the exons ATGGATCTGAAACTCTTGAATCGGGATTGGGATCAAGAATCTTACCCAGCTTCTTCTGATTTCTTGCTCCTCATCTTCTTTGCtcccttcttcctttttcttcgcTTAATCCTCGACAGATTCATATTCGAG AGAGTCGCTAGACGGCTGGTATGTCCTAGAGAAGAATGCGCTGATTCAAGCGAGAGAAGAAATAAGATAGCCAAATTCAAAGAATCGGCTTGGAAATGGCTGTGCTCTCTCTCTGTTGAAGCTTTTGCTCTCCACGTCACTTATAAAGAGCCATGGTTTAAAGACACAAGATGCTTCTGGTTAGGGCCAGGAGACCAGATATGGCCTGACCAAAAGATAAA GTTGAAAATGAAGGGAATGTATATGTTTGTTGGCGGGTTAAATGTATATGCcttttttgctttgttcttttggGAAACAAGACGATCTGATTTCAAAGTCATGTTAGTTCATCACATTGTAACCTCATCCCTCATCATCTTGTCTTACGTTTTCAG ATTTTCTCGTATAGGCTCTGTAATATTGGCTCTCCACGAAATCAGCGACGTGTTTCTAGAGATAGGCAAGATGTGCAAATACAGCGGCGCAGAAGCCATGACTAGCGTCTCGTTTGTCATATTTTTCTTGTCGTGGACCGTTCTGCGACTCATCTATTACCCTTTCTGGATCCTATGGAGCACTAGA CTACGAATCAATAAAAGTGAAAATGGATTACTGGGACAAGAAGCATTTGATGGAAACTGGCCAACCCCTTATGGTCTTCTACTATGTCTTCAACACACTTCTTTATTGCTTACAGATTCTTCACATCTACTGGTGGATCTTGATATGTCGTGTGCTCATCAGCCAAATTCGTGCCAAAGGCAATATCGCTAA
- the LOC104776669 gene encoding uridine-cytidine kinase C, with protein sequence MGQDSNGIDIHQKRHGLLKDQVQLVKRRDSVRYEIVPIQDRLSFEKGFFAVIRACQLLSQKNDGIILVGVAGPSGAGKTVFTEKILNFLPSVAVISMDNYNDASRIVDGNFDDPRLTDYDTLLKNLEDLKEGKQVEVPIYDFKSSSRVGYRTLDVPASRIVIIEGIYALSEKLRPLLDLRVSVTGGVHFDLVKRVLRDIQRAGQQPEEIIHQISETVYPMYKAFIEPDLQTAQIKIINKFNPFTGFQSPTYILKSRKDVSVDQIKAVLSEGHTETKEETYDIYLLPPGEDQETCQSYLRMRNKDGKYSLMFEEWVTDTPFVISPRITFEVSVRLLGGLMALGYTIATILKRNSHVFATDKVFVKIDWLEQLNRHYMQVQGKDRQLVQSTAEQLGLEGSYIPRTYIEQIQLEKLINEVMALPDDLKNKLSLDEDLVSSSSPKEALLRASADRVAMRNKNLKRGMSHSYSTQRDKNMSRLAGYSSSDRRYEERNHDSPANEGFMTQLSEQISSLNERMDEFTSRIEELNSKLSCNKNSPTQQSLSIQTEVCNGSAPTSHFISGLDNGCLTNSIMPHSSSSSQLAKDSPLMEEISTISRGQRQVMHQLDNLCSLMREGSAERSRLARTGSSNSRGRSSKSFFLSNVESKRLPLALTLAFCYIGIVVIKSYSNKRQ encoded by the exons ATGGGTCAAGATAGCAATGGTATCGATATTCATCAGAAGAGACATGGTCTGTTGAAAGATCAAGTCCAGTTGGTTAAGAGAAGAGACTCTGTTCGGTATGAGATAGTTCCGATTCAAGATCGGTTGTCGTTTGAGAAGGGCTTCTTTGCGGTTATCCGTGCTTGCCAATTGCTTTCTCAGAAGAATGATGGGATTATATTGGTTGGTGTTGCTGGACCTTCTGGTGCTGGAAAGACTGTTTTTACTGAGAAGATTCTCAATTTTCTCCCAAGTGTTGCTGTTATATCAATGGACAACTATAATGACGCCAGTCGGATTGTTGATGGGAACTTTGACG ATCCTCGGTTGACGGACTATGACACATTGCTCAAGAATCTTGAAGATTTAAAGGAAGGAAAGCAGGTTGAGGTTCCCATTTATGATTTTAAGTCCAGCTCTCGTGTTGGATACAG GACCCTTGATGTCCCAGCTTCTCGGATTGTGATTATTGAAGGAATCTATGCCTTGAGTGAAAAACTGCGACCTTTATTGGATCTTCGTGTGTCTGTGACTGGTGGAGTTCACTTTGACCTTGTTAAACGGGTTCTCCGTGATATACAACGTGCAGGCCAACAGCCAGAGGAGATTATCCATCAGATATCTGAAACG GTATACCCAATGTACAAAGCTTTCATAGAGCCAGATCTCCAGACTGCTCAAATTAAGATCATCAATAAGTTCAACCCCTTCACTGGATTTCAGAGCCCGACATACATCTTGAAG TCAAGAAAGGATGTATCTGTTGATCAGATCAAGGCAGTACTTTCTGAAGGACATACAGAGACTAAGGAGGAGACCTATGATATATATCTCCTTCCTCCGGGTGAAGATCAAGAGACGTGCCAATCATATTTGAGGATGCGGAATAAAGATGGAAAGTACAGCCTTATGTTTGAG GAATGGGTTACGGATACTCCTTTTGTCATATCACCAAGGATCACATTTGAAGTCAGTGTTCGCCTACTTGGTGGGCTTATGGCATTGGGATACACAATAGCAACTATACTTAAAAGGAACAGCCATGTATTTGCTACCGATAAGGTGTTTGTGAAAATCGATTGGCTTGAGCAATTGAATCGTCACTACATGCAG GTGCAAGGTAAAGATAGACAACTTGTACAGAGTACTGCAGAGCAGCTAGGATTGGAAGGATCGTACATTCCACGCACCTATATTGAACAGATCCAACTGGAAAAACTAATAAACGAAGTAATG GCGCTACCAGATGATTTGAAGAACAAGCTTAGCTTAGATGAGGATTTGGTGTCTAGTTCAAGCCCAAAGGAAGCACTCTTACGAGCGTCTGCAGATAGAGTAGCCATGAGAAATAAGAACCTCAAAAG AGGCATGTCACACTCATATTCAACCCAAAGAGATAAGAATATGTCCAGGCTGGCTGGTTATTCTTCAAGCGATAGGAGGTACGAAGAGAGAAATCACGACTCACCAGCGAACGAG GGGTTTATGACTCAGCTTTCAGAACAAATATCATCTCTCAACGAGAGAATGGATGAGTTCACAAGTCGGATCGAAGAGCTAAATTCAAAGTTGAGCTGCAACAAAAACTCTCCAACTCAGCAGAGCTTGTCAATCCAAACTGAAGTCTGCAATGGCTCAGCTCCTACTTCGCATTTCATTTCTGGTCTGGACAATGGCTGCTTGACAAATTCCATAATGCcccattcatcatcatcctctcaGTTAGCCAAGGATTCACCATTAATGGAAGAG ATATCGACCATATCACGTGGACAGCGGCAAGTGATGCATCAGTTGGATAATTTGTGCAGTCTGATGAGAGAAGGCTCAGCAGAAAGGTCACGCCTAGCAAGAACAGGGAGCAGCAATAGCAGAGGCAGATCAAGCAAAAGCTTTTTCTTGTCCAATGTCGAATCTAAGAGGCTCCCCCTCGCGTTAACCTTGGCTTTTTGCTACATAGGCATTGTAGTGATCAAGAGCTACAGTAACAAGCGGCAATAA